In Corvus moneduloides isolate bCorMon1 chromosome 3, bCorMon1.pri, whole genome shotgun sequence, one DNA window encodes the following:
- the FBXO25 gene encoding F-box only protein 25 isoform X2, with the protein MVLPATAPGPPERRAGSGGDGALRGTMPFLGQDWRSPGWRWVKTEDGWKRCEPFSPALEDGNNQLNDISHTVIITGDDENEEVYSTEDCEFAAKKRKKDHFRNNTDSQCFYREKWIYVHKESTRERHGYCTLGEAFNRLDFSSAIQDIRRFNYVVKLLQLIAKSQLTSLSGAAQKNYFNILDKIVQKVMEDQYNPRLIKDLLQDLSSTLCILIRGVGKSVLVGNINIWICRLETILLWQQQLKNLQMNKQVNNGLTLSDLPLHMLNNILYRFSDGWDIITLGQVTPTLYMLSEDRQLWKKLCQYHFAEKQFCRHLIPSEKGHIDWKLMYFALQKCYPIKEQYGDTLHFCRHCSILFWKDTGHPCTASDPNTCLMPVSPQHFIDLFKF; encoded by the exons ATGGTACTTCCGGCAACAGCCCCGGGCCCGCCCGAGCgccgggcgggcagcggcggggacGGCGCGCTGAG AGGAACCATGCCATTTTTGGGCCAAGACTGGAGATCCCCTGGATGGAGATGGGTTAAAACAGAAGATGGATGGAAAAGATGTGAACCCTTTAGTCCTGCCCTTGAGGATGGGAATAATCAGCTGAATGATATCAGCCACACTgt tatcatAACTGGGGATGATGAGAATGAAGAAGTATACAGTACTGAAGACTGTGAGTTTGCagccaagaaaaggaaaaaagatcaTTTTAGGAATAACACGGATTCACAAT gtttttaTCGTGAAAAGTGGATTTATGTTCATAAAGAAAGCACCAGGGAA aGACACGGCTATTGCACCTTGGGAGAAGCGTTTAACCGCTTAGACTTTTCAAGTGCGATTCAGGACATCAGGAGGTTCAATTACGTGGTCAAA CTTTTGCAGTTAATTGCAAAATCCCAGTTAACTTCACTGAGTGGTGCAGCACAGAAGAACTACTTTAACATTTTGGACAAAATTGTGCAGAAGG ttatGGAAGACCAGTATAATCCACGATTGATCAAAGATCTTCTACAGGATCTGAGTTCTACTCTCTGTATACTGATTAGGGGAGTAGGAAAATCTGTGTTGGTAGGCAACATCAATATTTGGATTTGCCGATTAGAAACTATCCTTCTGTGGcaacaacaattaaaaaaccTTCAGATGAACAAG CAAGTCAACAATGGACTTACGCTTAGTGATCTCCCTCTCCATATGCTGAATAACATCTTATACAGGTTCTCTGATGGCTGGGACATTATTACTCTGGGTCAAGTGACCCCAACTTTGTACATGCTTAGTGAAGACAGACAGTTGTGGAAAAAACTCTGCCAGTACCATTTTGCAGAAAAGCAG TTTTGTAGGCATTTGATTCCATCAGAGAAAGGTCACATTGACTGGAAGCTGATGTACTTTGCACTTCAGAAATGTTACCCAATAAAGGAACAGTATGGGGACACCTTGCATTTCTGTCGACACTGTAGTATTCTGTTTTGGAAG GATACAGGACACCCCTGCACAGCCAGTGATCCAAACACCTGTCTCATGCCAGTATCTCCTCAGCATTTCATTGATCTCTTCAAATTTTGA
- the FBXO25 gene encoding F-box only protein 25 isoform X4, which yields MKKYTVLKTVSLQPRKGKKIILGITRIHNRHGYCTLGEAFNRLDFSSAIQDIRRFNYVVKLLQLIAKSQLTSLSGAAQKNYFNILDKIVQKVMEDQYNPRLIKDLLQDLSSTLCILIRGVGKSVLVGNINIWICRLETILLWQQQLKNLQMNKQVNNGLTLSDLPLHMLNNILYRFSDGWDIITLGQVTPTLYMLSEDRQLWKKLCQYHFAEKQFCRHLIPSEKGHIDWKLMYFALQKCYPIKEQYGDTLHFCRHCSILFWKDTGHPCTASDPNTCLMPVSPQHFIDLFKF from the exons ATGAAGAAGTATACAGTACTGAAGACTGTGAGTTTGCagccaagaaaaggaaaaaagatcaTTTTAGGAATAACACGGATTCACAAT aGACACGGCTATTGCACCTTGGGAGAAGCGTTTAACCGCTTAGACTTTTCAAGTGCGATTCAGGACATCAGGAGGTTCAATTACGTGGTCAAA CTTTTGCAGTTAATTGCAAAATCCCAGTTAACTTCACTGAGTGGTGCAGCACAGAAGAACTACTTTAACATTTTGGACAAAATTGTGCAGAAGG ttatGGAAGACCAGTATAATCCACGATTGATCAAAGATCTTCTACAGGATCTGAGTTCTACTCTCTGTATACTGATTAGGGGAGTAGGAAAATCTGTGTTGGTAGGCAACATCAATATTTGGATTTGCCGATTAGAAACTATCCTTCTGTGGcaacaacaattaaaaaaccTTCAGATGAACAAG CAAGTCAACAATGGACTTACGCTTAGTGATCTCCCTCTCCATATGCTGAATAACATCTTATACAGGTTCTCTGATGGCTGGGACATTATTACTCTGGGTCAAGTGACCCCAACTTTGTACATGCTTAGTGAAGACAGACAGTTGTGGAAAAAACTCTGCCAGTACCATTTTGCAGAAAAGCAG TTTTGTAGGCATTTGATTCCATCAGAGAAAGGTCACATTGACTGGAAGCTGATGTACTTTGCACTTCAGAAATGTTACCCAATAAAGGAACAGTATGGGGACACCTTGCATTTCTGTCGACACTGTAGTATTCTGTTTTGGAAG GATACAGGACACCCCTGCACAGCCAGTGATCCAAACACCTGTCTCATGCCAGTATCTCCTCAGCATTTCATTGATCTCTTCAAATTTTGA
- the FBXO25 gene encoding F-box only protein 25 isoform X3, whose translation MPFLGQDWRSPGWRWVKTEDGWKRCEPFSPALEDGNNQLNDISHTVIITGDDENEEVYSTEDCEFAAKKRKKDHFRNNTDSQCFYREKWIYVHKESTRERHGYCTLGEAFNRLDFSSAIQDIRRFNYVVKLLQLIAKSQLTSLSGAAQKNYFNILDKIVQKVMEDQYNPRLIKDLLQDLSSTLCILIRGVGKSVLVGNINIWICRLETILLWQQQLKNLQMNKQVNNGLTLSDLPLHMLNNILYRFSDGWDIITLGQVTPTLYMLSEDRQLWKKLCQYHFAEKQFCRHLIPSEKGHIDWKLMYFALQKCYPIKEQYGDTLHFCRHCSILFWKDYHLALLLQDTGHPCTASDPNTCLMPVSPQHFIDLFKF comes from the exons ATGCCATTTTTGGGCCAAGACTGGAGATCCCCTGGATGGAGATGGGTTAAAACAGAAGATGGATGGAAAAGATGTGAACCCTTTAGTCCTGCCCTTGAGGATGGGAATAATCAGCTGAATGATATCAGCCACACTgt tatcatAACTGGGGATGATGAGAATGAAGAAGTATACAGTACTGAAGACTGTGAGTTTGCagccaagaaaaggaaaaaagatcaTTTTAGGAATAACACGGATTCACAAT gtttttaTCGTGAAAAGTGGATTTATGTTCATAAAGAAAGCACCAGGGAA aGACACGGCTATTGCACCTTGGGAGAAGCGTTTAACCGCTTAGACTTTTCAAGTGCGATTCAGGACATCAGGAGGTTCAATTACGTGGTCAAA CTTTTGCAGTTAATTGCAAAATCCCAGTTAACTTCACTGAGTGGTGCAGCACAGAAGAACTACTTTAACATTTTGGACAAAATTGTGCAGAAGG ttatGGAAGACCAGTATAATCCACGATTGATCAAAGATCTTCTACAGGATCTGAGTTCTACTCTCTGTATACTGATTAGGGGAGTAGGAAAATCTGTGTTGGTAGGCAACATCAATATTTGGATTTGCCGATTAGAAACTATCCTTCTGTGGcaacaacaattaaaaaaccTTCAGATGAACAAG CAAGTCAACAATGGACTTACGCTTAGTGATCTCCCTCTCCATATGCTGAATAACATCTTATACAGGTTCTCTGATGGCTGGGACATTATTACTCTGGGTCAAGTGACCCCAACTTTGTACATGCTTAGTGAAGACAGACAGTTGTGGAAAAAACTCTGCCAGTACCATTTTGCAGAAAAGCAG TTTTGTAGGCATTTGATTCCATCAGAGAAAGGTCACATTGACTGGAAGCTGATGTACTTTGCACTTCAGAAATGTTACCCAATAAAGGAACAGTATGGGGACACCTTGCATTTCTGTCGACACTGTAGTATTCTGTTTTGGAAG GACTACCACCTTGCTTTGTTACTCCAG GATACAGGACACCCCTGCACAGCCAGTGATCCAAACACCTGTCTCATGCCAGTATCTCCTCAGCATTTCATTGATCTCTTCAAATTTTGA
- the FBXO25 gene encoding F-box only protein 25 isoform X1 produces MVLPATAPGPPERRAGSGGDGALRGTMPFLGQDWRSPGWRWVKTEDGWKRCEPFSPALEDGNNQLNDISHTVIITGDDENEEVYSTEDCEFAAKKRKKDHFRNNTDSQCFYREKWIYVHKESTRERHGYCTLGEAFNRLDFSSAIQDIRRFNYVVKLLQLIAKSQLTSLSGAAQKNYFNILDKIVQKVMEDQYNPRLIKDLLQDLSSTLCILIRGVGKSVLVGNINIWICRLETILLWQQQLKNLQMNKQVNNGLTLSDLPLHMLNNILYRFSDGWDIITLGQVTPTLYMLSEDRQLWKKLCQYHFAEKQFCRHLIPSEKGHIDWKLMYFALQKCYPIKEQYGDTLHFCRHCSILFWKDYHLALLLQDTGHPCTASDPNTCLMPVSPQHFIDLFKF; encoded by the exons ATGGTACTTCCGGCAACAGCCCCGGGCCCGCCCGAGCgccgggcgggcagcggcggggacGGCGCGCTGAG AGGAACCATGCCATTTTTGGGCCAAGACTGGAGATCCCCTGGATGGAGATGGGTTAAAACAGAAGATGGATGGAAAAGATGTGAACCCTTTAGTCCTGCCCTTGAGGATGGGAATAATCAGCTGAATGATATCAGCCACACTgt tatcatAACTGGGGATGATGAGAATGAAGAAGTATACAGTACTGAAGACTGTGAGTTTGCagccaagaaaaggaaaaaagatcaTTTTAGGAATAACACGGATTCACAAT gtttttaTCGTGAAAAGTGGATTTATGTTCATAAAGAAAGCACCAGGGAA aGACACGGCTATTGCACCTTGGGAGAAGCGTTTAACCGCTTAGACTTTTCAAGTGCGATTCAGGACATCAGGAGGTTCAATTACGTGGTCAAA CTTTTGCAGTTAATTGCAAAATCCCAGTTAACTTCACTGAGTGGTGCAGCACAGAAGAACTACTTTAACATTTTGGACAAAATTGTGCAGAAGG ttatGGAAGACCAGTATAATCCACGATTGATCAAAGATCTTCTACAGGATCTGAGTTCTACTCTCTGTATACTGATTAGGGGAGTAGGAAAATCTGTGTTGGTAGGCAACATCAATATTTGGATTTGCCGATTAGAAACTATCCTTCTGTGGcaacaacaattaaaaaaccTTCAGATGAACAAG CAAGTCAACAATGGACTTACGCTTAGTGATCTCCCTCTCCATATGCTGAATAACATCTTATACAGGTTCTCTGATGGCTGGGACATTATTACTCTGGGTCAAGTGACCCCAACTTTGTACATGCTTAGTGAAGACAGACAGTTGTGGAAAAAACTCTGCCAGTACCATTTTGCAGAAAAGCAG TTTTGTAGGCATTTGATTCCATCAGAGAAAGGTCACATTGACTGGAAGCTGATGTACTTTGCACTTCAGAAATGTTACCCAATAAAGGAACAGTATGGGGACACCTTGCATTTCTGTCGACACTGTAGTATTCTGTTTTGGAAG GACTACCACCTTGCTTTGTTACTCCAG GATACAGGACACCCCTGCACAGCCAGTGATCCAAACACCTGTCTCATGCCAGTATCTCCTCAGCATTTCATTGATCTCTTCAAATTTTGA